A region of the Patescibacteria group bacterium genome:
TAAAACCATTAACTCCAGCGCTCGACCAGCACAAAACATTTCCACTTTGATCAGTAAGTGTAACTATAGTATTGTTATAACTTGCTTTAATATAAGCTTTGCCACTTGTGACTGTTTTAACGGATTGTTTTTTTCTTGTTTTAGTTTTTGTATTTACTTGCGCCATTTTTATTTTTTTAAAATAGATTTGTCGCGAAATTAATCAAGCGACAAGCCTAATAATTAAGTTTTTTGAGCTACTGGTTTTTTACCGCTTATTGCTATACGGCGAACATTGCCCCTAGCGGTTCTGCTGTTGGTTTTTGTCCTTTGACCTCTTTTTGGCAATGACTTAATATGCCTTGTCCCGCGATAAGAGCCATTTTCTTTTAATCTTTTTATATTAAACATAATTTCTCTTTTTAAATCTCCTTCAACTCTGTGCCTTTTTTCAATAATTTCTCTTAATTTATTCGTCTCTTCTTCTGATAATTCATTTGTTCTCTTATTTGAATCAATTTTTGCTTCTTGAATAATTTTGTTGGCTAAATGCGCGCCAATCCCAAAAATATAAGTTAATGCTATATGAATTTTTTTTTCATTTGGTAAATTTATTCCAGCTATTCTTGCCATAAAAATATATAAATAAAATTAATAAAATCCTAAAAGCTAAAAGCTAACAAAGCCCTTCCTGCCGACAGGCAGGTAAAAGCTAAGTTTACCCCTGCCTTTGTTTATGTTTAGGATTTTTACAAATAACATGAACACGTTTTTTGCGCCGTATTATTTTACAGTCTTTGCACATTTTTTTTACTGATGTCCTAACTTTCATATATTAATTTGTATGATTTTATAATATCAATTTTTTTATAAAATTAACAAATAGTTAAATTAACAAAATTTAATTCGCATTTTATTTTGAGATGTCGGCTAAAATTTAGTAATATTAAAATCTATAAGTAATTCTGCCCTTGCTTAAATCATAAGGCGTCATTTCCATTTTTACCTTGTCTCCCGGAAGCAGTCTAATTTTAAACATTCTCATTTTTCCTGAAAGATGAGCCAAAACAGTATGTCCGTTTTCCAGCTCAACTTTAAAAGTCGCGGCAGGCAATAATTCTAATACTGTTCCCGTAACCTCTATAAATTTTTTACTATCAGGAATTTTTTTATCCTTGTTTTTTGCCATAAAAAAATTAAAAATCCAGAATTTAATTTAAAATTCTGTATTTGATTTGTATTCTAAAACAATTTTTTAAATATGTCAATAGATAATTCACGCATATATTATATTTCTAATTTTTCTTCAAAATATTTTTTTAATCCCGCAATTTTTATCCTTTCCTGCTTCATTGTATCCCTATCCCGCACGGTAATATCATTTTTTTCTAAACTGTCAAAATCAACCGTGACGCAATAAGGCGTTCCAATTTCGTCTTGGCGACGGTATCTTTTTCCAATATTTCCATTGTCATCAAATTCACACACATATTTTTGTTTTAATATGTCGTAAATTTCTTTTGCTTTTTTAACTAATTTTGGTTTGTTTCTTAACAAAGGAAAAACAGCGATTTTAACAGGAGCAATATTTTTAGGAAATTTCATTACTATTCTTTTTTCTTTATCAATTTTTTCTTCTGTGAAAGCTGAGATAAGCGTTGCTAAAATGCTTCTGTCAACTCCAAATGTTGGTTCAAGTATATGCGGAATATAACATTCATTGGTTTGAGTATCGCGATATTCAAGTTTTTCCCCTGATTTCTTAGAATGTTGCGTTAAATCAAAATTACCGCGATGCGCCATTCCAAATAATTCGCTAAATCCAAATGGAAATCTATATTCAATGTCAACTGTTTTTTTGGAATAATGCGAAAGTTTTTCTTTTGGATGCTCATATCGCCTAATATCTTTTTTTTTCGCGCCAAGACTTGTTATAAATTCTTCCTGCGCTTTTAGCCATTCTTCAAATAAAGACTTCCAATTTATTTTTGGGCTTATAAAATATTCTATTTCCATTTGTTCAAATTCACGCAAGCGAAAAATAAAATTCCCGGCGACAAT
Encoded here:
- a CDS encoding glycine--tRNA ligase, with the protein product MSNGKNDLMEKIVSLCKRRGFIFNSSEIYNGFANTYTYGPYGVELKNNIKKLWWKKFVHEKRNVIGIDGPIILHPKVWEASGHIDGFNDAMVDCKECKKRFRADHLVEEATGKDLEGNLEKMNGILKKEKIKCPECGKSNWTGVKNFNMMFKTEMNGVKGEVYLRPETAGAIFIEFKNILDSMRVKIPFGIAQIGKAFRNEIVAGNFIFRLREFEQMEIEYFISPKINWKSLFEEWLKAQEEFITSLGAKKKDIRRYEHPKEKLSHYSKKTVDIEYRFPFGFSELFGMAHRGNFDLTQHSKKSGEKLEYRDTQTNECYIPHILEPTFGVDRSILATLISAFTEEKIDKEKRIVMKFPKNIAPVKIAVFPLLRNKPKLVKKAKEIYDILKQKYVCEFDDNGNIGKRYRRQDEIGTPYCVTVDFDSLEKNDITVRDRDTMKQERIKIAGLKKYFEEKLEI
- the infA gene encoding translation initiation factor IF-1, translated to MAKNKDKKIPDSKKFIEVTGTVLELLPAATFKVELENGHTVLAHLSGKMRMFKIRLLPGDKVKMEMTPYDLSKGRITYRF
- the rpsM gene encoding 30S ribosomal protein S13, with the translated sequence MARIAGINLPNEKKIHIALTYIFGIGAHLANKIIQEAKIDSNKRTNELSEEETNKLREIIEKRHRVEGDLKREIMFNIKRLKENGSYRGTRHIKSLPKRGQRTKTNSRTARGNVRRIAISGKKPVAQKT
- the rpmJ gene encoding 50S ribosomal protein L36; this translates as MKVRTSVKKMCKDCKIIRRKKRVHVICKNPKHKQRQG